In a single window of the Coleofasciculaceae cyanobacterium genome:
- the rplS gene encoding 50S ribosomal protein L19: protein MNAEAIIRSIESEHLKSDIPNIYVGDTVEVGVRITEGNKERVQPYKGTVIAKQNGGISETITVRKIFQGVGVERVFLLHSPMIDKIKVERRGKVRRAKLYYLRDRIGKATRIKQRFDRPIEGQVKKSAKGSAKKAEA, encoded by the coding sequence ATGAATGCTGAAGCAATTATACGTTCGATAGAATCAGAACATCTCAAGTCTGATATACCTAATATTTATGTCGGAGACACTGTAGAAGTAGGAGTCAGAATTACCGAGGGAAATAAAGAGCGAGTTCAACCCTATAAAGGTACAGTAATCGCTAAACAAAACGGCGGTATCAGTGAAACGATTACGGTTCGCAAAATATTTCAAGGAGTCGGAGTAGAAAGAGTATTTTTACTTCATTCTCCGATGATTGACAAAATAAAAGTCGAGCGTCGCGGAAAAGTACGTCGCGCCAAGCTATATTATTTGCGCGATCGCATTGGTAAAGCAACTAGAATTAAACAGCGATTTGACCGCCCAATTGAAGGTCAAGTTAAAAAGTCCGCCAAAGGTTCTGCCAAAAAAGCCGAAGCCTAG
- the rplK gene encoding 50S ribosomal protein L11, producing MPRKVVALIKLALPAGKANPAPPVGPALGQHGVNIMAFCKEYNAKTADKVGLVIPVEISVFEDRSFTFILKTPPASVLIKKAAGIDKGSSEPNKQKLATITQEQLKEIAQTKLPDLNANDIEAAMKIVAGTAKNMGVAIAD from the coding sequence ATGCCTAGAAAAGTTGTAGCCTTAATTAAATTAGCTTTACCTGCGGGAAAAGCTAACCCTGCACCTCCTGTAGGCCCAGCTTTGGGTCAACATGGTGTAAACATCATGGCATTTTGTAAAGAATACAATGCCAAAACAGCAGATAAAGTAGGACTAGTAATTCCTGTAGAAATTTCGGTTTTTGAAGACAGAAGTTTTACTTTTATCCTAAAAACACCTCCTGCATCAGTCTTAATTAAAAAGGCGGCAGGAATTGATAAAGGCTCAAGTGAACCTAATAAGCAAAAGCTCGCGACCATAACTCAAGAGCAGCTTAAAGAAATTGCTCAAACCAAACTACCCGATCTTAATGCTAATGACATTGAGGCAGCAATGAAAATTGTGGCGGGTACGGCGAAAAATATGGGTGTAGCGATCGCTGACTAA
- the rplJ gene encoding 50S ribosomal protein L10: protein MGRTLANKKEIVAELKDSLSDTQLAFVINYEGLSVAEITELRNRLRPIGATCKITKNTLMNIAIDGDENWQPMQEFLNDAAAFLLTGEEIGAAVKAYKGFQKDTKKTELRGGVMEGRALTKEQVEALGDLPTKDELYAKIAGSINALATKLAVGVKEIPTSLARGIKAVSEKEE from the coding sequence ATGGGGAGAACCCTCGCCAACAAAAAAGAAATAGTAGCCGAACTAAAAGATAGCTTAAGCGACACTCAGTTAGCTTTTGTAATTAACTATGAAGGGTTATCGGTGGCAGAGATTACTGAACTACGTAATCGTTTGCGTCCTATTGGTGCTACCTGCAAGATTACCAAGAACACCCTGATGAACATTGCCATTGATGGTGATGAAAATTGGCAGCCAATGCAGGAATTCTTGAATGATGCTGCTGCTTTTCTCTTAACTGGAGAGGAAATAGGCGCAGCGGTAAAAGCCTATAAAGGATTCCAGAAGGACACCAAAAAAACCGAGTTACGCGGTGGCGTAATGGAAGGTCGCGCTTTAACTAAAGAACAGGTTGAAGCTTTAGGCGACTTGCCTACCAAAGATGAGCTATATGCCAAAATCGCTGGCTCAATTAATGCCTTGGCTACCAAGTTAGCTGTGGGTGTTAAAGAGATTCCTACCAGTCTGGCTAGAGGCATCAAAGCGGTTTCGGAGAAAGAAGAGTAA
- the rpmG gene encoding 50S ribosomal protein L33 — MASKKGVRIIVTLECTECRTNTEKRSPGVSRYTTTKNRRNTTGRMELKKFCTHCNTHTVHKEIK, encoded by the coding sequence ATGGCAAGCAAAAAAGGCGTACGCATCATTGTTACTTTAGAATGCACTGAGTGTCGCACCAATACTGAAAAGAGGTCTCCTGGTGTATCGAGATACACTACCACCAAAAACCGTCGTAATACTACAGGTAGAATGGAATTGAAAAAATTCTGCACTCATTGTAATACTCATACTGTACATAAAGAAATTAAGTAA
- the rpsR gene encoding 30S ribosomal protein S18: MAYYRKRLSPIKPSAPIDYKDLELLRKFITERGKILPRRITGLTAQQQRDLTVAVKRARAIALLPFVNTEG, translated from the coding sequence ATGGCATATTATCGTAAACGTCTTTCCCCTATTAAGCCTAGCGCTCCTATCGACTACAAAGATCTTGAGCTGCTGCGTAAGTTTATCACCGAAAGAGGCAAAATTTTACCCCGTCGAATTACAGGATTGACCGCACAGCAACAAAGAGACTTAACCGTAGCGGTAAAAAGAGCTAGAGCGATCGCCTTATTACCTTTTGTAAATACAGAAGGTTAA
- a CDS encoding RDD family protein, with protein MYEYKPKPDYRRYPKVPLERRIGAFAIDFLSIWFISSFFASNLIFQWIVFLPAWLIMRVVIVEKNQGQSLGRWAFDIKIIDPRFNRLPDLLALAKREIILGSAAALAIAGLQINVRNGLSMLLLLAPLAVDCSLALLDETSNLAFHDRVGETFLVQTERGFSLDLRLKKIFGQIQRSMRK; from the coding sequence ATGTACGAATATAAACCTAAACCTGATTATAGAAGATATCCCAAAGTTCCTCTAGAGAGAAGGATTGGTGCGTTTGCGATCGACTTTTTGAGCATTTGGTTTATTAGTTCTTTTTTTGCTTCTAATCTAATTTTTCAATGGATAGTATTTCTGCCTGCTTGGTTGATTATGCGAGTGGTAATTGTCGAGAAAAACCAGGGTCAAAGTCTGGGACGTTGGGCGTTCGATATTAAGATAATCGATCCACGCTTTAATCGTCTTCCCGATTTATTGGCTTTAGCTAAAAGAGAAATAATTCTTGGTTCAGCTGCCGCTTTGGCGATCGCTGGATTGCAAATTAACGTTCGCAATGGCTTATCCATGTTGTTGTTGTTAGCCCCTTTGGCAGTTGATTGTTCTCTAGCTTTACTAGACGAGACAAGTAACTTGGCTTTTCACGATCGCGTTGGCGAGACTTTTTTGGTACAAACAGAAAGAGGTTTTTCTCTGGACTTAAGACTCAAAAAAATATTTGGTCAAATTCAGCGCAGTATGCGAAAATAG
- the glp gene encoding gephyrin-like molybdotransferase Glp — MLSVSEAEGIILSLVRGLDSNQDTETINLEAANGRILAQPVTGKLDFPHWDNSAMDGYAVCYGDVQGCNATNPITLNVITEIAAGERPKTKIEPGQAARIFTGAMLPDGADTIVIQENTQREGDRVTILCAPEPKEFVRHQGAFYQAGTPLLAAGITIGASEIAVLATAQCSQLVVYRRPRVAILSTGDELVTPEQLLQPGQIVDSNQYALASFVTDNRGIPLKLGIVRDRPEELKKAIAQAIQSADLVLSTGGVSVGDYDYVDRILAELGGTLHIRSVAVKPGKPLTVATFNHNHNCLYFGIPGNPVSALVSCWRFVQPALRKLSGQQNYLPRLVNAITCHDLKAAGRRETYLWGQLHLVDGKYEFALAGGSHSSGNLINLAQTNGLAIVPVGQKLIAEGEEVKVMLTD, encoded by the coding sequence ATGTTGTCAGTAAGTGAAGCCGAAGGAATCATTCTAAGTTTAGTTAGAGGTTTAGATTCTAACCAAGATACGGAAACAATTAATTTAGAAGCTGCAAACGGACGTATTTTAGCCCAGCCTGTTACGGGTAAACTAGATTTTCCCCATTGGGATAATTCGGCAATGGATGGTTATGCAGTTTGCTACGGGGATGTTCAAGGCTGTAATGCGACCAATCCGATTACTTTAAATGTAATAACCGAAATTGCGGCTGGCGAGCGCCCAAAAACTAAGATTGAACCAGGACAAGCAGCCCGCATCTTTACTGGGGCAATGCTGCCAGACGGTGCAGATACTATCGTAATTCAGGAAAATACCCAAAGAGAGGGCGATCGAGTTACCATCCTCTGTGCACCTGAACCGAAAGAGTTTGTTAGACACCAGGGAGCTTTTTATCAAGCAGGAACACCATTATTGGCAGCAGGAATCACCATTGGTGCGTCAGAAATTGCCGTATTAGCTACCGCTCAATGTAGCCAACTTGTGGTTTATCGTCGTCCCCGCGTCGCAATTTTATCTACAGGAGATGAATTAGTCACTCCCGAACAACTACTGCAACCAGGACAGATAGTTGATTCCAATCAGTATGCCCTCGCTAGCTTTGTGACTGACAATAGAGGGATTCCTTTAAAGTTAGGTATTGTTCGCGATCGCCCAGAAGAATTAAAAAAAGCGATCGCTCAAGCAATTCAGTCAGCCGATTTGGTCTTATCTACTGGCGGGGTATCCGTCGGTGACTATGACTACGTAGATCGCATCTTGGCAGAATTAGGCGGTACGCTTCACATTCGTAGCGTGGCGGTAAAGCCAGGTAAACCCTTAACCGTTGCCACTTTTAATCATAATCATAATTGTCTGTATTTCGGTATCCCAGGAAATCCTGTATCGGCATTAGTTAGCTGCTGGCGTTTTGTCCAGCCTGCATTAAGAAAGTTATCAGGACAGCAAAACTATCTACCCCGTTTGGTTAATGCTATTACCTGTCATGACTTAAAAGCTGCGGGAAGACGGGAAACCTATCTCTGGGGACAACTGCATTTAGTAGATGGTAAATATGAATTTGCTCTGGCTGGAGGTAGTCATAGTTCGGGTAATTTAATCAATTTGGCGCAAACTAATGGTCTAGCGATCGTACCTGTCGGTCAGAAATTGATTGCCGAAGGCGAAGAAGTTAAGGTCATGTTGACCGATTAG
- a CDS encoding ribonuclease R family protein: MEQGKLIEFRVQGERRLAVAERPEGKKDWIVIDAGGQSHKIRPQRVDYTVEGVYQPSEIADFLLEVESYLDPSSLEIAWEMLIEDENSTATPQQMAELLFCAQSPVACYAAHCLLSQDKIYFKQKSDYYEPRSASQVAEIQHQLEVQAQKEREKSEFIAHLRQALAGETIEWSESDRIRLESIEKVALQTNNASKVAQEILHEAGRNFDAQGAFQLLVDIKWWSKHENLFLRRSSYPTNFSKKVLDVVQPRLQSDPAETGENRLDLTHLKVSTIDDESTTEIDDGLSIEYLDNGTAKIWIHIADPTRLVSPGDELDLEARRRSTSLYLPTGMVSMFPSELATGPMSLVQGQICSALSFGVILDEAGGIQEYEIHPSLIKPTYRLTYDDVDEMLQLGVQNEPEIADLAQISYLRRNWRKSQGSIQIKMPESVIKVKENEEVTIELIDSSPSRQLVAEMMILAGQIGGKYGSEHNLPLPYRGQPQPELPSEEELLQLPAGPTRFCALRSCMPRSEMSMSPIRHASLGLESYVQVTSPIRRYTDLLAHFQIKAHLQAEKLPFSREELQEIVYSVSNSSYEATLVERQTNRYWGLEYLRRNAECVWDVLVLRWLREDENLGLILIEDLGMELPHRFDRPVSLGERMEMQVTRCDPQRDEVRFREITEAEVQATTS, from the coding sequence GTGGAACAAGGAAAGCTGATTGAATTCAGAGTGCAAGGAGAGCGTCGTCTTGCAGTTGCCGAACGACCAGAGGGAAAAAAGGATTGGATCGTAATCGATGCAGGGGGACAGTCACATAAGATACGTCCCCAAAGAGTTGATTACACGGTAGAGGGGGTATATCAACCTTCAGAAATCGCTGATTTTCTATTAGAGGTAGAATCGTATCTCGATCCCAGCAGTTTAGAAATAGCCTGGGAAATGCTAATTGAAGATGAGAATAGCACCGCCACCCCTCAACAAATGGCAGAACTGTTATTTTGCGCTCAAAGTCCCGTAGCCTGTTATGCGGCTCACTGTCTGCTAAGCCAAGATAAAATTTATTTTAAGCAAAAATCAGACTATTACGAACCTCGTTCTGCATCCCAGGTGGCAGAAATCCAGCATCAATTAGAGGTTCAGGCCCAAAAAGAACGAGAAAAATCAGAATTTATCGCTCATCTTCGGCAAGCTTTAGCAGGAGAAACGATTGAGTGGAGTGAAAGTGATCGCATTCGTTTAGAATCAATTGAAAAAGTTGCTCTTCAGACAAACAATGCTTCTAAAGTAGCCCAAGAAATACTGCATGAAGCAGGAAGAAATTTTGATGCTCAAGGAGCTTTTCAACTTCTAGTAGATATAAAATGGTGGAGTAAGCACGAAAATCTGTTTTTACGCCGTAGTTCTTATCCGACAAATTTCTCTAAAAAGGTGCTTGACGTGGTGCAACCTCGCCTTCAATCCGATCCTGCTGAGACAGGAGAAAACCGTCTAGATTTAACTCATCTCAAAGTTTCGACGATTGATGATGAAAGTACCACCGAAATTGATGATGGTCTAAGCATCGAATATTTAGATAATGGTACGGCTAAAATTTGGATTCACATTGCCGATCCGACTCGTTTAGTCAGCCCTGGAGATGAACTAGACTTAGAAGCTCGTCGTCGTAGCACTAGCCTTTATTTGCCCACGGGAATGGTGTCCATGTTTCCTTCAGAATTGGCAACAGGACCAATGAGCTTAGTACAGGGTCAAATATGCTCTGCTCTTAGTTTTGGAGTAATTCTCGATGAAGCAGGAGGAATTCAAGAATATGAGATTCATCCTAGTCTGATTAAGCCTACCTATCGTCTTACCTATGATGACGTTGACGAGATGTTGCAGTTAGGAGTACAAAACGAACCAGAAATTGCCGATTTAGCTCAAATTTCTTACTTAAGAAGAAACTGGCGTAAATCACAAGGTTCAATCCAGATTAAGATGCCTGAATCGGTAATTAAGGTGAAAGAAAACGAAGAAGTTACTATCGAACTAATTGATAGCTCTCCTTCTCGTCAGCTAGTTGCCGAAATGATGATCTTAGCGGGTCAAATTGGTGGAAAATATGGAAGCGAGCATAACTTACCTTTGCCTTATAGAGGTCAACCTCAACCAGAACTGCCCTCAGAAGAAGAATTACTCCAATTGCCTGCTGGGCCAACTCGTTTTTGTGCTTTACGTAGCTGTATGCCTCGTAGTGAAATGAGTATGTCTCCGATTCGCCACGCTAGCTTAGGTTTAGAAAGTTATGTACAGGTAACGTCTCCCATCCGTCGCTATACAGATTTGCTGGCGCATTTTCAAATTAAAGCTCATTTACAGGCAGAAAAATTACCATTTTCCCGTGAAGAACTCCAAGAGATTGTCTATAGCGTTAGTAATTCTTCTTATGAAGCAACCCTAGTCGAACGCCAAACTAATCGCTATTGGGGGCTAGAATACCTCAGACGTAATGCCGAGTGTGTTTGGGATGTACTGGTTT
- the secE gene encoding preprotein translocase subunit SecE: protein MAKKDIVKKETPATKEAAGGNGAAEFAIQTKEELGKVVWPSRQQLISESVAVILMVILVSTIIYLIDQFFAWGAGKVF from the coding sequence TTGGCTAAAAAAGATATAGTAAAAAAAGAAACCCCCGCTACGAAAGAAGCAGCAGGTGGCAACGGCGCAGCTGAGTTTGCAATTCAAACCAAAGAAGAATTAGGGAAGGTTGTCTGGCCTTCTCGCCAACAATTAATCAGTGAGTCCGTAGCCGTAATTTTGATGGTTATACTAGTATCTACAATTATCTATCTAATTGATCAATTCTTTGCTTGGGGGGCAGGAAAGGTATTTTAG
- the rplA gene encoding 50S ribosomal protein L1, with the protein MAKKMSRRMRELVKKVEENKVYQPDEAMTLLKETATAKFDETAEAHIKLGIDPKYTDQQLRTTVSLPKGTGQTVRVAVIARGEQVKEAEEAGAEIYGSEELIEDIQKGMMDFDILIATPDMMPKVARLGRVLGPKGLMPSPKGGTVTTDLQSAVEAFKAGKLEFRADKTGIVHVMFGKASFSVEDLLANLKALQETIDRNRPSGAKGRYWRTVYVSASMGPSIQIDASALQDLNLASAA; encoded by the coding sequence ATGGCAAAGAAAATGTCTCGCCGAATGCGCGAGCTAGTTAAAAAAGTAGAGGAAAATAAGGTCTATCAGCCTGATGAGGCAATGACCCTTTTGAAAGAAACGGCTACAGCAAAATTTGATGAAACCGCCGAAGCTCATATCAAGCTGGGTATCGATCCTAAGTATACTGACCAACAGTTAAGAACTACCGTTAGCTTACCCAAAGGTACGGGACAAACGGTTAGAGTAGCGGTAATCGCTCGCGGTGAACAAGTCAAAGAAGCCGAAGAAGCTGGAGCAGAAATTTATGGTTCAGAAGAGCTAATTGAAGATATCCAAAAAGGGATGATGGATTTTGATATCTTGATTGCTACTCCTGACATGATGCCCAAAGTAGCTAGACTTGGTCGTGTTTTAGGACCAAAAGGCTTGATGCCCTCGCCTAAAGGGGGAACTGTTACCACAGACCTACAGTCAGCAGTCGAAGCGTTTAAAGCTGGTAAATTAGAATTTAGAGCCGACAAAACGGGCATCGTTCATGTTATGTTTGGTAAGGCATCTTTTTCGGTGGAAGATTTATTAGCAAATCTTAAAGCTTTACAAGAAACCATTGACCGTAACCGCCCTAGTGGTGCAAAAGGTCGTTACTGGCGTACTGTATATGTTTCCGCTTCTATGGGTCCATCAATTCAGATTGATGCTAGTGCTTTACAAGATCTAAATTTGGCGAGCGCAGCCTAA
- a CDS encoding retropepsin-like aspartic protease translates to MKKIFNILLWTVIFNSLATATLAQNHSSCYMLDADGSSIDLGHLCQNNASRTNRSSQDIPDQNQFRGQPEVQIVPIKSRRSGIPIIDVKFNGQYTFEMMLDTGASGVVITEQMAKTLKVNHSETVWVSTPSSNYFQMPAGYIYSIGVGKLTQKNTHVITSPSMDMGLLGQSFFSQYDVTIKSDVVEFRER, encoded by the coding sequence ATGAAAAAAATATTTAATATCCTCTTGTGGACAGTAATATTTAATTCTTTAGCTACCGCAACTTTGGCACAAAACCATTCGTCCTGCTATATGTTGGATGCCGATGGTAGCTCTATAGATTTAGGTCATCTTTGTCAAAATAATGCTTCTAGAACCAATCGTTCTAGCCAAGATATTCCAGATCAAAACCAATTTCGCGGACAACCTGAAGTTCAAATTGTTCCAATTAAAAGCAGACGTTCTGGTATTCCTATTATCGATGTTAAGTTCAATGGTCAGTATACTTTCGAGATGATGTTAGATACAGGCGCAAGTGGCGTAGTCATTACCGAACAGATGGCAAAAACGCTAAAAGTTAATCATAGCGAAACTGTTTGGGTATCTACTCCTAGTAGTAATTATTTTCAAATGCCTGCGGGTTACATATACTCGATTGGGGTGGGCAAACTTACTCAAAAAAATACCCACGTAATTACTTCGCCTTCAATGGATATGGGATTACTTGGACAAAGCTTTTTCAGTCAATATGACGTAACGATCAAAAGTGATGTTGTTGAATTTAGAGAAAGATAA
- the nusG gene encoding transcription termination/antitermination protein NusG, with protein MTNTADLPEDNNQQPEEEVKVNVKTKGNPRWYAVQVASGCEKRVKTDLDMRIQTLEISDRVMQVQIPQTPSVKIRKDGSRYTSDEKVFPGYVLVKMLMDDDAWQVVKNTPNVINFVGAEQKRRYGRGRGHVKPLPLSRSEVERIFKQSEEQEPIVKIDMEIGDKIAVLSGPFKEFEGEVIEVSPERSKLKALLSIFGRDTPVELEFNQVEKQN; from the coding sequence ATGACCAACACCGCAGATCTACCAGAAGATAATAATCAGCAACCAGAAGAAGAAGTCAAGGTAAACGTAAAAACCAAAGGTAATCCTCGCTGGTATGCCGTACAGGTAGCTTCAGGATGTGAGAAGCGTGTCAAGACCGATCTCGATATGCGAATTCAGACCTTAGAAATAAGCGATCGCGTAATGCAGGTACAGATTCCGCAAACCCCAAGCGTTAAAATTCGCAAAGATGGCTCACGCTATACCAGCGATGAAAAAGTCTTTCCTGGCTATGTTTTAGTCAAGATGCTAATGGATGATGATGCTTGGCAGGTCGTCAAAAACACCCCTAATGTGATTAACTTTGTAGGGGCCGAACAAAAACGCCGTTACGGTCGAGGCAGGGGTCATGTTAAGCCACTTCCTCTATCTCGCTCCGAAGTTGAGCGCATCTTCAAGCAGTCTGAAGAACAAGAGCCAATCGTCAAAATCGATATGGAAATTGGCGATAAAATTGCTGTCCTTTCTGGTCCATTTAAGGAGTTTGAAGGGGAAGTAATCGAAGTCAGCCCAGAAAGAAGTAAGCTTAAAGCCTTATTATCTATTTTTGGGCGAGATACTCCAGTAGAATTGGAGTTTAATCAAGTTGAAAAACAAAACTAA